The Fortiea contorta PCC 7126 genome has a segment encoding these proteins:
- the sppA gene encoding signal peptide peptidase SppA has translation MVWPFKPKFSKQIARIEITGAIASATRKRVLEALKTVEEKKFPALLLRIDSPGGTVGDSQEIYSALKHLRNKTKIVASFGNISASGGVYIGMGAEYIMANPGTITGSIGVILRGNNLERLLEKIGVSFKVIKSGPYKDILAFDRELTAPEQNILQELIDTSYQQFVQTVADARSLGVETVKSFADGRIFTGQQALELGVVDRLGTEEDARRWTAELVGLDPEKTPCYTLEERKPLLSRFLPGSRQLTSGIGAGIDWWEFEISTSGLPLWLYRP, from the coding sequence ATGGTTTGGCCTTTTAAACCCAAGTTTTCTAAACAAATTGCCCGGATTGAAATTACAGGTGCGATTGCTAGTGCTACTCGCAAACGTGTGTTAGAAGCACTAAAGACAGTAGAAGAAAAAAAATTTCCTGCCTTATTGTTACGCATCGACAGCCCCGGCGGCACGGTGGGAGATTCTCAAGAAATTTACAGCGCCCTCAAGCATTTACGCAACAAAACTAAAATTGTGGCGAGCTTTGGTAACATTTCTGCATCTGGAGGTGTCTACATTGGCATGGGAGCCGAATATATCATGGCTAACCCAGGTACAATTACGGGCAGCATTGGTGTGATTTTACGCGGAAATAACTTGGAAAGATTACTAGAGAAAATCGGTGTTTCTTTCAAAGTCATCAAGTCAGGCCCTTACAAAGATATCTTGGCTTTTGACCGCGAACTAACAGCACCTGAACAAAACATTCTCCAAGAATTGATTGACACCAGTTATCAGCAGTTTGTGCAAACAGTAGCCGATGCGCGTTCTCTGGGCGTAGAAACTGTGAAAAGTTTTGCTGACGGCCGGATCTTTACCGGACAACAAGCTTTAGAGTTAGGAGTTGTAGACCGCTTGGGAACTGAAGAAGACGCCCGGCGCTGGACAGCAGAACTGGTCGGTCTTGATCCTGAGAAGACCCCATGCTACACCCTAGAAGAACGGAAACCTTTATTAAGCAGGTTTTTACCAGGGAGTCGTCAACTAACTTCAGGAATTGGGGCTGGTATCGATTGGTGGGAATTTGAAATTTCCACCAGTGGTTTACCTCTGTGGCTATATCGACCATAA
- the aroH gene encoding chorismate mutase — protein sequence MRAIRGATTVSENTIEAIRGAVTELLDELERRNQLEPQDIISVTFSVTRDLDMIFPAAIARPRPGWDNIAMLDVQQMHVEGSLQRCIRFLIHAKVPISAPIHHIYLRHAANLRPDWSFPQSLTASQSAVESKV from the coding sequence ATGAGGGCTATTCGTGGAGCAACAACCGTTTCTGAAAATACAATAGAAGCAATCCGAGGTGCAGTTACCGAATTGCTAGATGAACTCGAAAGACGAAATCAACTCGAACCACAAGATATCATCAGTGTTACTTTCTCTGTGACACGGGATTTGGACATGATTTTTCCAGCTGCGATCGCCAGGCCGCGTCCTGGTTGGGATAACATAGCTATGCTAGACGTGCAACAAATGCATGTTGAAGGTAGTTTACAGCGCTGCATCCGGTTTTTAATCCACGCTAAGGTGCCAATCTCCGCCCCCATCCATCACATTTATTTGCGCCACGCAGCCAACCTGCGTCCCGATTGGAGTTTTCCTCAATCATTAACAGCGTCACAATCAGCAGTGGAGTCCAAAGTTTAA
- a CDS encoding MlaE family lipid ABC transporter permease subunit produces MSETTTQSSLGAWSQRLLAAIFLGGQVLVHLLQGKIHWRNTKEQMAAVGPDSLFIALLTAVFVGAVFTIQVAREFLNFGAGNIVGGVLAVALTRELTPVLTAVILAGRVGSAFAAEIGTMRVTEQIDAMLMLKTDPIDYLVIPRVLACCIMLPILTLLSLVTGMLGGLIIATNLYNLADTTFLDSARNFLGIWDICSAMVKAFCFGLLTAVIGCSWGLTTTGGAKGVGQSTTDAVVTALLIIFISNFFLSWLMFQGAGSALLQGI; encoded by the coding sequence TTGAGCGAGACTACAACCCAATCTAGTTTAGGAGCATGGAGTCAGCGGTTGCTGGCAGCAATATTTTTGGGTGGACAAGTACTAGTTCACCTACTCCAGGGAAAAATCCATTGGCGCAACACCAAAGAACAAATGGCCGCAGTTGGGCCAGATTCCCTGTTTATTGCCTTATTAACGGCTGTTTTTGTCGGTGCGGTATTTACCATTCAAGTAGCGCGGGAATTTTTGAATTTTGGCGCGGGAAATATCGTTGGTGGAGTACTAGCAGTAGCGTTGACCAGGGAACTCACACCAGTGCTGACAGCAGTCATCTTAGCGGGGCGAGTCGGTTCCGCCTTCGCCGCTGAAATTGGCACCATGCGCGTTACTGAACAAATTGATGCCATGTTAATGTTAAAAACCGATCCTATTGACTATTTAGTTATCCCTCGTGTCTTGGCTTGCTGCATTATGTTGCCAATTTTAACCCTCTTATCTTTGGTGACAGGAATGTTAGGGGGTTTAATCATAGCCACTAATTTATACAACCTCGCCGACACTACATTTCTTGACTCAGCCCGTAACTTTTTAGGCATTTGGGATATTTGCAGCGCCATGGTCAAAGCTTTTTGCTTTGGACTCCTCACCGCCGTCATCGGTTGCAGTTGGGGGTTAACCACCACAGGCGGTGCTAAGGGAGTGGGACAATCTACCACAGATGCTGTTGTTACAGCCCTACTCATTATCTTTATTAGTAATTTCTTTCTATCTTGGTTAATGTTTCAGGGTGCTGGTAGCGCCCTATTACAAGGAATATAA
- a CDS encoding DUF3119 family protein, giving the protein MTSSFAPNSTSTVELKPSYNIPVVLVIASIPLLIVQPLLAGVFGLLGLFLMLQTVTIRLQFTATDLDLYRGEKLIRRFPYQEWQDWRIFWNGIPILFYFKEVKSIHFLPILFDANTLRTCLEQRCPRT; this is encoded by the coding sequence GTGACCAGTTCCTTTGCACCCAATTCCACCTCAACTGTGGAACTCAAACCTAGTTACAATATCCCTGTAGTGTTGGTAATAGCCTCTATTCCCCTACTGATAGTCCAACCTCTGCTAGCAGGCGTGTTCGGATTGCTGGGCTTGTTTCTCATGTTGCAAACTGTAACAATACGGCTGCAATTTACCGCTACCGACTTAGACCTTTACAGAGGTGAAAAGTTGATTAGGCGCTTTCCTTATCAAGAATGGCAAGACTGGCGCATTTTCTGGAATGGAATTCCCATTCTGTTTTATTTTAAAGAAGTCAAAAGTATTCACTTTTTGCCAATTTTATTTGACGCCAACACCTTGAGAACTTGTTTAGAACAGCGCTGTCCACGTACTTAG